Proteins encoded within one genomic window of Ottowia sp. SB7-C50:
- the hpnE gene encoding hydroxysqualene dehydroxylase HpnE: MKVAIIGAGWAGMAAAVRATERGHDVTVFEAARTLGGRARGVPLALPDGRTVMADNGQHVLIGAYRDSLALMRTVGVDPDAALLRLPLTLRYPDGSGLALPDLPPPLDALAGILAARGWPWRDKLALLRTAQAWRAAGFACNPQLTVAQLCHALSPRLLGEFIEPLCISALNTPMAEASAQVFLRVLHDAMFSERGGSHLLIPRVDLSALLPDAAARWLVGRGGRVLTGRRVEALRWSSPHWHVDGEPFDRVILATSSFGAVRLLAQTAHVATQVIATQADEWCASAQLPHRPITTVYAQAADTDAPLPSPMLALRSSGQAPAQFVFRRDAIAPTDAPTDAPTRLYAFVVSHSHGDAASLEAAVTAQAALQLGLRVTPLLTVTEKRATFSCTPALKRPPADVAPGLSVCGDYVAGPYPATLEGAVRSGLQAAEALR; encoded by the coding sequence ATGAAAGTCGCCATCATCGGCGCGGGCTGGGCCGGCATGGCGGCGGCGGTGCGCGCCACCGAACGGGGGCACGACGTCACCGTGTTCGAAGCCGCCCGCACGCTGGGCGGCCGCGCGCGGGGCGTGCCGCTGGCGCTGCCAGACGGCCGCACGGTGATGGCAGACAACGGCCAGCACGTGCTGATCGGCGCCTACCGCGACAGCCTGGCGCTGATGCGCACCGTGGGCGTCGACCCCGACGCCGCGCTGCTGCGCCTGCCCTTGACGCTGCGCTACCCCGACGGCAGCGGCTTGGCGCTGCCCGACCTGCCGCCGCCGCTGGACGCGCTGGCGGGCATTCTGGCGGCGCGGGGCTGGCCGTGGCGCGACAAGCTGGCGCTGCTGCGCACCGCGCAGGCCTGGCGCGCTGCGGGGTTTGCATGCAATCCGCAGCTCACGGTGGCGCAGTTGTGCCACGCGCTGTCGCCGCGCCTGCTCGGCGAATTCATCGAGCCGCTGTGCATTTCGGCGCTCAACACGCCGATGGCCGAGGCCAGCGCGCAGGTGTTTCTGCGCGTTCTGCACGACGCGATGTTCAGCGAACGCGGCGGCTCGCACCTGCTGATCCCGCGCGTCGATCTGAGCGCCCTGCTGCCCGACGCGGCGGCGCGCTGGCTGGTCGGCCGCGGTGGCCGCGTGCTGACAGGTCGGCGCGTCGAGGCGCTGCGCTGGTCGTCGCCGCATTGGCACGTCGACGGTGAGCCATTCGACCGCGTCATCCTCGCCACGTCGTCGTTCGGTGCCGTACGACTGTTGGCCCAGACAGCCCATGTCGCTACACAAGTCATAGCAACTCAGGCAGACGAGTGGTGCGCCAGCGCCCAATTACCGCACCGTCCCATCACCACGGTGTACGCCCAGGCGGCCGACACCGACGCGCCGCTGCCATCGCCCATGCTGGCCCTGCGCTCCAGCGGCCAAGCGCCGGCCCAGTTCGTGTTCCGGCGCGACGCCATCGCGCCCACCGACGCGCCCACCGACGCGCCCACGCGGCTGTACGCCTTCGTGGTCAGCCACAGCCACGGTGACGCCGCATCGCTCGAAGCCGCCGTCACCGCGCAGGCTGCGCTGCAGCTGGGCCTGCGCGTGACGCCGCTGCTCACCGTGACCGAAAAGCGCGCCACCTTCAGCTGCACCCCCGCCCTGAAGCGCCCGCCGGCCGACGTGGCGCCCGGCCTGTCGGTGTGCGGCGACTACGTCGCCGGCCCCTACCCCGCCACACTGGAAGGCGCCGTGCGCAGCGGCCTGCAGGCCGCAGAAGCGCTCCGCTAG
- the hpnD gene encoding presqualene diphosphate synthase HpnD yields the protein MSAVTPASPQDYVQQKAAASGSSFYYAFLFLPPPRRAAITAFYAFCREVDDVVDEVSDPGVAATKLAWWHTEVAKAFQGQPSHPVMQALMPWVPEFGIEQRHLQDVIAGCQMDLTQTRYLDFVALEKYCHLVAGVVGEVSARIFGQTQPQTTEYAHTLGLAFQLTNIIRDVGEDARRGRIYLPVDELKRFDVKAHEILDRQYSDRFVQLMKFQAQRAQDTYDKALALLPEADRRSQKPGLMMASIYRTLLREIEADNFQVLHQRIALTPLRKLWLAWKMQALGRF from the coding sequence GTGAGCGCCGTCACCCCCGCATCGCCGCAGGACTACGTCCAGCAGAAAGCCGCCGCCTCGGGCAGCAGCTTTTACTACGCCTTTTTGTTTCTGCCGCCACCGCGCCGCGCCGCCATCACGGCGTTCTACGCCTTCTGCCGCGAGGTAGACGACGTGGTGGACGAAGTCAGCGACCCCGGCGTGGCCGCCACCAAGCTGGCGTGGTGGCACACCGAGGTGGCAAAGGCCTTCCAGGGCCAGCCCAGCCACCCCGTGATGCAGGCGCTGATGCCCTGGGTGCCCGAATTCGGCATCGAGCAGCGACACCTGCAGGACGTGATCGCCGGCTGCCAGATGGACCTGACGCAGACGCGCTACCTCGACTTTGTCGCGCTGGAGAAATACTGCCACCTGGTCGCCGGCGTGGTGGGCGAAGTGTCGGCCCGCATCTTCGGCCAGACGCAGCCGCAAACCACCGAATACGCCCACACGCTGGGCCTGGCGTTTCAGCTGACCAACATCATCCGCGACGTGGGCGAGGACGCGCGGCGCGGCCGCATCTACCTGCCGGTCGACGAACTGAAGCGCTTCGATGTCAAGGCGCACGAAATCCTCGACCGCCAGTACTCCGACCGCTTCGTCCAGTTGATGAAGTTCCAGGCCCAGCGCGCCCAGGACACATACGACAAGGCCCTGGCGCTGCTGCCCGAAGCCGACCGCCGCAGCCAGAAACCGGGGCTGATGATGGCCAGCATCTACCGCACGCTGCTGCGCGAAATCGAGGCCGACAACTTCCAGGTGCTGCACCAGCGCATCGCACTGACGCCGCTGCGCAAGCTGTGGCTGGCGTGGAAGATGCAGGCGCTTGGCCGTTTTTGA
- a CDS encoding serine hydrolase domain-containing protein, producing MTSSAFAPLHAALQQQVDAGFLPGVSTALLRGRDVVDRFVCGHADIEANVPLRDDHLFRVFSNTKLVTSCAILLLVEQGQLGLDDPIERYLPELAQRQVLRPGATSLGDVEPARRPITVRHLMTHTAGLSYGLFNPGALLNDAYRQARVHRPSLSNAQLVAEMAALPLAFHPGEQWEYSLATDVLGRLVEVVSGASLGRFFSRHIFEPLDMADTAFVLDDRQAARLAVLYVGTDRTDPTVPGLMRLDDVPYPGAYRTPGLREAGGGGLISSLDDTVRLLQALMPGGPTLLKPETVADMGRNHLPPGLCVRFPDAPVHPGRVFGLGSAVLDHPGPLDPPTAAGEVSWGGMAGTMWWINPRLGTAGVLMTQRYLGFGNAYTVAFKQLAYQGLAA from the coding sequence ATGACATCCAGCGCTTTCGCCCCCTTGCACGCTGCCCTGCAACAGCAGGTGGACGCGGGCTTTCTGCCCGGCGTATCGACGGCCCTGCTGCGCGGCCGCGACGTGGTCGACCGCTTCGTCTGCGGCCATGCCGACATCGAGGCCAACGTGCCACTGCGCGACGACCACCTGTTTCGCGTGTTCTCCAACACCAAGCTGGTGACGTCCTGCGCCATCCTGCTGCTGGTGGAGCAAGGCCAGCTGGGGCTGGACGACCCCATCGAGCGCTACCTGCCCGAACTGGCCCAGCGCCAGGTGCTGCGCCCCGGCGCGACGAGCCTGGGCGACGTGGAGCCGGCGCGGCGGCCCATCACGGTGCGCCACCTGATGACGCACACGGCGGGGCTGTCCTATGGCCTGTTCAACCCCGGCGCGCTGCTGAACGACGCCTACCGGCAGGCGCGCGTGCACCGGCCCAGCTTGTCCAACGCCCAGCTGGTGGCCGAGATGGCCGCCCTGCCGCTGGCGTTTCACCCCGGCGAGCAGTGGGAATATTCGCTGGCCACCGACGTGCTGGGCCGGCTGGTCGAGGTGGTTTCGGGGGCGTCGCTGGGTCGCTTCTTCTCGCGCCACATCTTCGAGCCGCTGGACATGGCCGACACCGCCTTCGTCCTGGACGACCGCCAGGCCGCGCGGCTGGCCGTGTTGTATGTGGGCACCGACCGCACCGACCCCACTGTGCCCGGTCTGATGCGGCTGGACGACGTGCCCTACCCCGGCGCCTACCGCACGCCCGGCCTACGCGAAGCCGGCGGCGGCGGCCTGATCTCGTCGCTGGACGACACGGTGCGGCTGCTGCAGGCGCTGATGCCGGGCGGCCCGACGCTGCTGAAGCCCGAGACCGTGGCCGACATGGGCCGCAACCACCTGCCGCCCGGCCTGTGCGTGCGCTTTCCGGATGCGCCGGTGCACCCGGGCCGCGTGTTCGGCCTCGGCTCTGCGGTGCTCGACCACCCCGGCCCGCTCGATCCACCCACCGCGGCGGGCGAAGTCAGCTGGGGCGGCATGGCCGGCACGATGTGGTGGATCAACCCGCGCCTGGGCACCGCCGGCGTGCTGATGACCCAGCGCTACCTGGGCTTTGGCAACGCCTACACGGTGGCATTCAAGCAGCTCGCGTACCAGGGCCTGGCGGCCTGA
- a CDS encoding tyrosine-type recombinase/integrase, translated as MLTNIEIQRATCPPGKRVARFTDSGGMYLEVSQAGSKRWFWKYYHLGKEKRLALGTYPDVSLKHARFARDDARKLLSTGVDPVQQRKADKAVARVSSANTYEAVARELHALKEREWSAAYAGKWLRMSEANIFPFIGSLPVDSITPPLVLDTLRRVEKQGKRETAHSLRQYAGQTFRYAIATGRATNDPTAPLKDALQAVLVRHMAAVLTPKQAGQLLRDIDIYNGSPVTREALLLSALTFQRPGEIRQMEWAELDFDKAMWTIPAAKMKRTKQAKMSGRPHYVPLSPQALASLERLRPLTGHHKYVFPSLLGEGRCMSENTVNTALRRMGYDNETMTAHGFRAMARTLIAEELNVAADVIEAQLAHGKAGPLGMAYDRAQYMNQRRDMMKKWANYLDKLRKGADVVKLRA; from the coding sequence ATGTTGACGAACATCGAGATTCAGAGGGCCACCTGCCCGCCAGGCAAGCGTGTTGCACGCTTCACCGACAGCGGCGGCATGTACCTGGAAGTTTCGCAAGCCGGCAGCAAGCGCTGGTTCTGGAAGTACTACCACCTGGGCAAAGAAAAGCGGCTCGCGCTGGGCACCTACCCAGACGTTTCGCTGAAGCACGCCCGCTTTGCCCGCGACGACGCCCGCAAGCTGCTATCGACCGGGGTTGACCCTGTTCAGCAGCGCAAGGCCGACAAGGCCGTGGCCCGCGTCAGCAGCGCGAACACCTACGAGGCCGTCGCGCGCGAGCTGCACGCCCTGAAAGAACGCGAGTGGAGCGCCGCCTACGCTGGCAAGTGGCTGCGCATGTCCGAGGCGAACATCTTCCCGTTCATCGGCTCGCTGCCGGTGGACAGCATCACCCCGCCGCTGGTCCTGGACACCCTGCGCCGCGTGGAAAAGCAAGGCAAGCGCGAAACCGCCCATTCGCTGCGCCAGTACGCGGGCCAGACGTTCCGCTACGCCATCGCCACGGGCCGCGCTACCAACGACCCCACCGCGCCCCTGAAAGACGCCCTGCAGGCCGTGCTGGTGCGCCACATGGCTGCCGTGCTGACACCGAAGCAGGCGGGCCAACTGCTGCGCGATATCGACATCTACAACGGCAGCCCGGTGACGCGCGAGGCGCTGCTGCTGTCGGCATTGACGTTCCAGCGCCCTGGCGAAATTCGGCAAATGGAATGGGCAGAACTGGACTTCGACAAGGCCATGTGGACGATCCCCGCCGCGAAGATGAAGCGCACCAAGCAGGCCAAGATGAGCGGGCGCCCGCACTACGTGCCGCTGTCGCCGCAAGCCCTGGCCAGCCTGGAGCGCCTGCGCCCACTGACGGGCCACCACAAGTATGTATTCCCGTCCCTGCTGGGCGAAGGCCGGTGCATGTCCGAGAACACCGTGAATACCGCACTGCGCCGCATGGGCTACGACAACGAAACGATGACGGCGCACGGGTTCCGGGCGATGGCGCGCACGCTGATCGCGGAGGAACTGAACGTCGCAGCGGACGTGATCGAAGCCCAGCTGGCCCACGGCAAGGCTGGGCCGCTGGGCATGGCCTACGACCGGGCGCAGTACATGAATCAGCGCCGCGACATGATGAAGAAGTGGGCCAACTACCTGGACAAGCTGCGCAAGGGCGCCGACGTGGTGAAACTGCGCGCGTGA